A stretch of the Lepidochelys kempii isolate rLepKem1 chromosome 15, rLepKem1.hap2, whole genome shotgun sequence genome encodes the following:
- the LOC140898523 gene encoding L-serine dehydratase/L-threonine deaminase-like isoform X2, whose product MTSVRSLHVNTPLRDSVPLSKVAGTNVYLKLDNAQPTGSFKIRGIGHLCKTWAERGCERFVCSSGGNAGLAAAYSARKLGIPATILVPTSTPAFTIERLKDEGATVCIVGEMLDETIEQAKELVKNNPGWVYVPPFDDPLIWEGHTSIVKELKEHLDSKPGALALSVGGGGMLCGVVQGLREVGWEDVPIVAMETKGAHSLNAAMAAGQLVTLPEITSVAKTLGAKTVGAETLKLAREHPVFSEVVTDQEAVMAIEKFVAAAGFESRH is encoded by the exons ATGACTTCTGTCAGGAGCCTGCATGTGAATACCCCCCTGAGGGACAGCGTCCCGCTCTCCAAGGTGGCTGGCACCAATGTCTACCTGAAGCTGGACAATGCTCAGCCCACGGGCTCCTTTAAAATTCGGGGCATCGGCCACCTCTGTAAAACG TGGGCGGAAAGAGGCTGTGAACGCTTCGTATGCTCCTCAG GTGGCAATGCTGGCCTGGCAGCTGCCTACTCTGCCAGGAAACTGGGCATCCCAGCCACCATCCTCGTGCCCACGTCCACGCCAGCTTTCACCATCGAGCGGCTGAAGGACGAGGGGGCCACTGTCTGCATTGTGGGAGAG ATGCTGGATGAGACCATAGAACAAGCCAAGGAGCTGGTGAAGAACAACCCTGGCTGGGTCTATGTGCCTCCTTTCGATGATCCCCTCATCTG GGAAGGCCACACGTCCATAGTGAAGGAGCTGAAGGAACACTTGGACTCCAAGCCTGGGGCGCTGGCCCTGTCTGTGGGAGGCGGCGGGATGCTGTGCGGAGTGGTCCAGGGTCTCCGTGAGGTGGGCTGGGAGGATGTGCCCATTGTTGCCATGGAGACCAAAGGGGCGCACAGCCTGAATGCTGCCATGGCTGCTGGACAGCTGGTGACACTGCCAGAAATCACCAG CGTCGCAAAGACACTTGGGGCAAAGACGGTGGGAGCGGAGACGTTGAAGCTGGCCCGAGAGCACCCAGTCTTCTCAGAGGTCGTCACGGACCAGGAGGCAGTCATGGCCATTGAAAAATTTGTGG